The segment ATAGGAAGGATGATCATATGTTTTGGCAAATGCAGTAGTATAATTCATGTCCAACCTTTTTGCATCCGCCTCAGATATCCCTGTCCTTGCAGCCTCCATCCCCAAAACCTTGATGGCGGCACTGCCCAATGTACCCACGTATTCTTCATTAGCTCCCATCATATTAGCTCCTGCCAACCTGCCGCATTTATTAGCATTTGTACCTAGGGGTATGTATATGTTCTGTTTTAATACTCTATTGTACACTTGGGCGCAATCGCCAGCAGCATATATATCAGCGATATTGGTGCACATCTTTTTATCTATCTTGATTGCCCCATTTTTGGCAAGAGATATACCCGAATTTTCCAAAAACTTGGTGGCAGGCCGTACACCTACTGCTGCTATCACAAGATCCGCTTTATATAGCCCTTTGTTAGTACGCACCCATTCTACTTTTTGTTGTCCTGCTATTTCTTCTACATGTTCATCAAGATTTAGCTCTACATCATTATCCCTCAACTCTTCAGCTATCAAATCAGAAATCTCTCCATCAAAATTTGTTAAAATACCGGAAGTCATTTCTATCACCCTGACCTGCTTGCCCAATTCTACCATGGCATCCGCTATCTCAATCCCTATATATCCTCCTCCGATTATAACTACATCACGGATTTGGGGCTGGTTTACAGCAGCTTTCAGCAACATCCCATCTTCCAGTGTCTTAAGAAAATGTACCCCTTCAAGGTCAATACCTTTTATTGAAGGAATAATGGTATTAGCTCCTACAGCTATCATCAGTTTATCGTATGTATCAAAAAACATGGTATTATTGTCTATATCCCTCACTAAAACCTGCTTATTTTCTGGAATCATCTTTATTACTTCATGCCGCAAAAAAGTTTGTATACCCAGCTTGTGAAAATCCTCCTGAGTCCGTGCAATCAATTTTTTTTCATCATCATTCAACCCTGATATATAATAAGGCAAACCACAAGCCCCATATGAAAGATGATAGCCTTTTTCGTATACAACTATCTCTGCACCCTTATCCATGCGCCTTGCCTTTGAAGCAGCGGACATTCCAGCAGCTACCCCTCCTATTACAACTATTTTCATGCCATCTCTCCCCCTTTATCAATATATCAATTTTATAATAAAGCCTATTGCTAGAAACATCCCCTATCAGATTTTCTTATCAAAACCTCCCATTTTTCTATATCTTTTTAAAGCCAGCTTTACATAATTATAGCATTACTTCCCTTTTTCCTCTATATAGTCAAATCAATTAATTTCTATCTAATATATGATTTTTACATGTAGATATATACTCATCATCATTTAATTTGCACTGGACCTTCTTGTACCATATATCATCATCAGCCAAGCTGGATAGCTTTATATCATACCATTTTTCAACATCGCCACGCAAAACTTTATATTCTTCATCATAGAATGTAAATATGATTGCCTCTAAATTATCAATCAACATAAACGCAGCCGTAGAATTATAAATCAATGCCCTTTCAACTCTTTGCATGCCAATTTCATCAATTGCTTTTTGATATTTTACTTCTACCGTCAAGCTATCAGGATAAAACTGAAATGTCATTGGGACATCACATAATGGCAATGAATTAAATAAATTGGTAATATTAGGTGCATTCCCCATATATTTATCCTTATACTTTAAAACACTTCCAAGATCATGTGTCAGCGCATCTTGCTGCTGGATGATATACTGCTCCCTTTTGTTAGATATATCAGGTATGATAATGCCCTGTACCACACCATATAGTACAACCCCTGCAACAATTAAAATCAAAATAGCTTTATTCCTATTCTTCATCTTGTTCACCCGCCTGATATTTTAAAATAAGTTTTGCTGATACACTAAATAGCAAAGGTATTATTATTGTAATAAATGGCAGTACATACCTGATTGCCAGTACAGCAAACTGATATGGTCCGGAAATATTTATACCTTTGCCAAACCAAATATTACTTCCAAATTGAATTGCTGTTATGCTCATTATAGAAATTACG is part of the Clostridia bacterium genome and harbors:
- a CDS encoding CoA-disulfide reductase, with product MKIVVIGGVAAGMSAASKARRMDKGAEIVVYEKGYHLSYGACGLPYYISGLNDDEKKLIARTQEDFHKLGIQTFLRHEVIKMIPENKQVLVRDIDNNTMFFDTYDKLMIAVGANTIIPSIKGIDLEGVHFLKTLEDGMLLKAAVNQPQIRDVVIIGGGYIGIEIADAMVELGKQVRVIEMTSGILTNFDGEISDLIAEELRDNDVELNLDEHVEEIAGQQKVEWVRTNKGLYKADLVIAAVGVRPATKFLENSGISLAKNGAIKIDKKMCTNIADIYAAGDCAQVYNRVLKQNIYIPLGTNANKCGRLAGANMMGANEEYVGTLGSAAIKVLGMEAARTGISEADAKRLDMNYTTAFAKTYDHPSYYPDATPIWIKLICEKSTKKILGAQAAGAKGVVLRIDIFAAAIHSEMTAPELGMTDLCYAPPFSGAWDAVNIACNAVK
- a CDS encoding DUF4825 domain-containing protein; the encoded protein is MKNRNKAILILIVAGVVLYGVVQGIIIPDISNKREQYIIQQQDALTHDLGSVLKYKDKYMGNAPNITNLFNSLPLCDVPMTFQFYPDSLTVEVKYQKAIDEIGMQRVERALIYNSTAAFMLIDNLEAIIFTFYDEEYKVLRGDVEKWYDIKLSSLADDDIWYKKVQCKLNDDEYISTCKNHILDRN